The sequence below is a genomic window from Lepus europaeus isolate LE1 chromosome 9, mLepTim1.pri, whole genome shotgun sequence.
tgacgtcacaaataagaatgccaattgttaaatcaacaacgggagtcactgggtacatgctccccacgtaggatctctgtccttaatgtgttttactatgaaacttaaaaacactactagtcgaacaataccctataccttgtgcggttgtgtgaatgcagcctattGAAATCCTtgctcagtatatactaaattgatcttcagtatatgaaggtaattgaaagtGAAACTCGATAAatagtgggatgggagagggagaggggagggccacgggagggagggaggttagggggggaagccacaacaatacaaaagttgcactttgtaaattcacatttatgaaataaaaaataaaaaaaaaacaaagacttgttaaaaaaaaaaaaagaaagaaatgctaccTGCCTAACACCTTCACTGGACAGTGCAGTAAGGGCAAGATGTGCTCATATTGGCTCAAACCTCTGGATTTCTGCTGTTGCTTGCTGCTGTTAATCATCTTGACTGATATAAACAATGAGATCTTTAAATCTTCCCAAGATTTAGAAtagttttattaagaaaaaaaatactgtcaacaAAAATTTAGAAGCTACCAAATTTAATCCAATGTAGTAAATAGTTGATGAATTACTATGCATGTTCAAACAATAACAATGCCAATATTTATACAGCGTACTGGGAATATAATGGGGAAGAAGGTAGAATATTTTACTGAGGATAGCAAGTTAAAATATGCACAGGAATTAAAAGTATGTGCGTATGTGCTGTGAGGAAAATGTAGTACAATAGTGTGACAGAGAGTGACTGCGCGGGGACCTGACTTAGGTGAGTGACCAAGGGGGTCTTCCTTGGGAAGGTGACATTTTAGTTAACACTTGGGTAGGTGTCAAtcttgtggttatctggggaagAGCTGTCTGTCCTGAAGCCACAGGATCTGCAAAACCATTGAGGCAGGAGCAAATTTGGGGTGTTGAAGGCATCAGAGAAGAATGTGGCTGCAGCTCAGGGGACAAGGAGGAGAGGTCGTGAGCTGCGAGAGGTTGTGAGACCACTGCCCTCTTGGCCTTTAGAACAGCCTTAAAAGTTTGCActttaagggctggcattgtgatggggttgggtaagccactgcctggcatcacatatcagagtactagttcaagtgttggctgctccacttctgatccagctccctgctgatgtgcctgggaaagcaatggatgatggttcaggcacttgggcctctgtagccatgtgggagacctggatagagttcttggctcctggctttagggaGGTCTAGCTCTGGGTGATGTAGCcatttgatggaagatctctttctccatctgtctcctcctctctctctgtcactctgcctttcaaataaatttttaaaaatcttttttttttttccttttaaaaagtgtgtgCTTTATTGAAAGAGAGCTTTGGGAACCACTCATGGGTTTCAGACAAGGGGCTTGACTTGTGTTTTAAGTCACTGAAGCTCTCTGGAGAACGAATTTTTCTTTTGGCTGCTATTTTGCTTAAGACTTTTGCAttacttaaaaaattaagttagaATTTTAGCCAACGCATAATAAGTGTATGCAATCGTGGGTGTAGTGTGACGGATACACTGTGGGATGGTCAGATCAGGGGAATTAGCATTTTTATCACCtccaacatttatcatttctttgtgatgagagTACCCAACATCCTTTTAGCTACTGTGAAATACTCATTATTGTTTACCAAAGTCATTATACTGTTTGTGAAGGAGAACCAGACCTTCTGCTTATCGAACTTAATGTGGCACCTGCTAATCAGCCTCTCCCGAGTAGGGGCATTAGAGAGAAAGCAAGGAGGCCAGTCAGGAGGCAAGCAGTGGTCCTGCCAAGGTAGCATGGTGGCTTCATGTAGGACAGAACCGGATGTATTTAGGATTGAGATGAAAGGATGATTTTTTTCAGATGGATCACACATGAGAGTAGGGAAAAGAATAGCAGTTGCGGGACTGGCGCTTTGGAGCCGGTGGTGGCTGACGGTGTGTGCCGGTCCCCGCAGGAGGCATGCTGGTCCTCAGTTCATGGAGTACAAGGACAATGCTGAAAGAAATAACAAGACTTGCCTCCATGGTCCAAAAGGTGGGACCTGGACATATTTTGCACATggggacccaggcactgcaaAGCATTGCTGCTCACCTAGATAACCAGGTTCCAGTTGAGAGTCCTAGAGTGGTTTCCTGCACCAATGAGAGAGATCCGGCCAAGCATGGGGAGCAGCGCGAGGGTCAGCATTACCGTGTTCCTCTCCAGGACTCCCACGGTCTGCCGCCTTGCTTTGTGAAGCAGGTGAATACATTTGGTGACGCTTGCTTGATGGTAAGGAAACCAGCTCTGGAGCTTCTGCATTACCTGAAAAACACCAATTTTGCTCACCCCACTGTACGATATCTTCTGTATGGAGAGAAGGGAACAGGAAAAACGCTCAGTCTTTGCCATGTTATTCATTTCTGTGCAAAACAAGACCGGCTGATAGTGCATATTCCAGATGCTCATCTTTGGGTGAAAAATTGCCCAGATCTTTTGCAGTCCACCTACAACAGACAGCGCTTCGATCAGCCTTCAGAGGCTTCAACTTGGCTGAAGAATTTCAAAACTACAAATGAACGTTTCCTGAGCCAGATAAAAGTTCAAGAGAAGTATCTCTGGAATAAGAGAGAAAGCATCGAGAAAGGCAGTCCTCTGGGAGAAGTGGTTGAACAGGGCATCGCGCGTGTGAAGAATGCCACGGATGCGGTTGCAATTGTGCTGCAAGAGCTGCGGCAGCAGAGCTCACTGGGTCTCTCATCTCCTGGTAGCAGTGGACGGCGTCAGTGCTCTCTGGGGCGGGACCACACTGAAAAAGGAAAAGCCCGGTTACCCCAGAAGAACTGGCCCTTATTCACAACCTGCggaaaatgatgaaaaatgacTGGCATGGAGGTGCCATTGTGTCGACTTTGAGCCAGACTGGGTCTCTCTTTAAGCCCCGGAATGCCTATCTGCCCCAGGAGTTGCTGGGAAAGGAAGGATTTGACGCCTTGGACCCCTTTGTTCCCATCTTGGTTTCCAACTATAACCCAAAGGAATTTGAAAGTTGCATTCAGTATTATTTGGAGAACAGTTGGCTTCAACATGAGAAAGCTCACACGGGGGACGGGAGGAAGGAGCTGCTGTTCCTAAGCAGCGCAAACCCTGGGCAGCTGGAGTGGCTGTGTGCCTACCTCTGAGCCCAGTCACAGCGCGCCGGGACGACGGCTGGCCCACGGCACGGATGGGCTGGGCACGATTGCCGCTGGCCCCAGACCTCCCCGGAAGTGGGCTTGGAAGTGACTGTGAATACGTAGCAATAAAACGAACATCGGATTATTGACTGGTTTTCACATTTGAGATAATCATGAATCTTGtcctaaagaaattaaagacattaaatatcttcctcaaaaaaaaaaaaaaaagaaaaagaaaagaataaacacCTATTAATAAGTCAACAAATATTGATTCAGCATGTACTATGTTCCAGGTTCTCCCCTAGCGTCTGGGGACTGAGGAGACAAAACAGATGCAGCCACTGCTGTCTAGGAACTTCCACCctagcagggagagacagagaatgaaggaACAGCATGTTGTGTTAGGTATGGGAGTGCTCACAAGTGAAGTAATGCATCGTGATGGATCAGGAGGGACGCGGATGGCCAGTTTTAGATTAGACCATCAGGGCAATCCTCTTTAATGGAGGTGATGCACGAGGGGAGTGGTGTTTGAGGAAGAAGTCGGCCACAGGGCGAGGGCACCCCAGGAAGAGGAACAGTGAGCGCAGAGGCCAGGAAGTGGGAACATGCGTGTGGCGTGTTGGAGGAGCAGGCCTGGGCATCGTGGTGGGGACtgtggggaaggaagaggaagttgGAGGAGACGAGGTCACAGAGAGGCAGCCGGGTTGGCAAATCCTAGGCTAAGATCAGGACTTGAATTTGGTTTTGAGATGTGAAGCCCTGGGAGAGTTTTGATTAGGGGAGCAGAAGCAGGAAGAGCAGCCCGAAGGTCATGGTCCTTGGGAGAAATGGTTTTGTCGCAGCCACTGTTGATACCATGgttgagaagaggaagagaaaggaagaaatatggGGGAGAAAAATCAAAGTTCAGTTTAGGACAAGTTAAATTTGGAATGAGCATTATAAACACAATTGGAGGTATCAAGTGGATGGTTGCATATCTGAGTCCAGGATTCAGGGGTGGGATCAGGGTGAGAGGTGTCATCTCAGAGTCCACGGTCTCTGGATGGTGTCTGATCATCTGGGACCTGCTGGATCGACCAGGGAGGACCGTTTGCAGGGCAGAGGGAAGAACTCATGGCTGCTCCCTGGCTCTCCTGCTCGAGAAGTAGCATGGGGGGGCAGGAGATCGAGGAGTGACCCGTGAGGTCGGACAGAAAGCAGAACGGTTTTGTGTTACAGAAGCCGAGATAAGAAAGTGCTTTAAGTGAGAGAGTTCAGTCATGTCAAATGCTGCCGAGAAAGCCAGCTGAGGACAGAGAGGCAATGATTGGGTTTGGCGATGTGGGATCACTGGTGTGGTGAGGATGGGGGCCCGGTGGAGTGTGGGAGGTGAGGAGGTGGACAAGGGCACAAGGATCAACTCTTGAGACAAATTTTACccggaagaaaacaaagaaacatggcAGAACCTGGAGGAAAATGTGAACTCTATGGATCAAAACCTCTTAGAGCCGGGTTCCTCTGGTCTTGTTAACATTAGGGACAGCATTGCAATACGTGGAGCTGTACCAATTTGTATAGGAGAGATGGCTTCAATGTCTTAAATGTCTAAAATGATGGCTATGTTGTCTAAGAGGAGAAGCTTTGTCTTTCCTGTGGTCTCATTTAGGCTGAACATATAAAATGAATGACTGCTCTGGGCAGGAgtagtgtgtgtgagtgtgtgtgagtgtgtgtgtgagtgtgtgtgtgtgagtgtgtgagtgcatgcATTGTCTTCAGATCCACAGGGCTGGAAATCTTCCTGACAATCTGTTAGACATCAGGGATTTTTATCTCCAGATGGGTGCCCCATTTTTCTTCTTGATAACCTCTTACTAATGAAGAGCCTGGGATGGGAGTTCCATTTACAAATGGTGACTCATTAGAAACAGATTTGTAGGCGGGGAAGGATCGGGCAGCAGCGGAGCCTCACGTTGGAGGCATGCAGGCTCCGTTCTGCAGAGACGGGCCTGGGAGCAGACCTGTCGGCGGGGAGACAGCTCATCACACACGTCCACTCCCACACGGCCGCGCTACAGCCTTCCTCTGCAAGCCCGGGGCCTCAGGGGCAAGCACTCCATCCAAATGCCCGTCCCAGGTCCCTGGCCTCACCCTCCTCACCTCCTGCTTCTAGCAGCGCCCCTGAACACGGCCCGCAGCTGCTCGGTGGAGTCCGCCAGCCAGGCTCCCCAACCTGTCTCTGAGcttcctgcctgctgcctgctcttGCTCTCCCCTTAAGGAGGACACAGCCCTTGTGGTTGGTCGCTGTACATCCcggggtgcggggggggggggggagacagcaGGAGGGTGGGGCTGCTACTGCCCCAAAGCAGGgttttttttctgtctccatcCAAGGAGGCAGGATGGGCCAGGGACTGCCAACAGGAAAGAAGGGTCAGGACCAGCCACATGCTGGCACATGCtaccagcctctgcctcccaagtCCTTGCCCCAGCCCGGGGAAGCTTAACTGACGTTGACAGGAGTGGCCGTTCCATTCCTCCCTGTCTGCTCCTTCTAGTGCCCAGAGAGGGGCTTCAACCAGTCGCGTGCCTCCTTTGTGTTGGCTGCATCACCACGCCATGTATACCACTCTTACCTAAAACCTTTCCTTAAGTGAATTTACCATCTTACTGAAATATTGgagaagcattttattttttactttaacaaTAGAAATTTgggtcaaataaaaacaaagacaaaacatcCCAACAGAAAAACCAAAACGAAGTCTATTTTATCAGAGTCTAGCTgggtgcttgtttgctgcaggcTCTAagcttactttctttttcttccttgcaGAGAGATCATCAAATGTAAGAGTTGTGAAAGATATACACGCACTAAAATAAGGAGTTTTCTTTTTCGTGTTCTGAAAGATTCCAAGAGAAGTGCTGTTGGCACAGTGTTGAGAATGTTCTAGAAGCCCCCGAGTCATAAAATGATGATTTTTATGTTCTATGTGTTTTACTGCAATGAGGTAGAAAGGCCAATTTTAATTTAGTGTTATTTAGTGCCGTATTATAGGGCTCCCTCATTTTGGCAAACCTCGCCGCTGTGAGGATGTTATGCTGACGGCTCTGCCTCGGAGCAGCCTTGCCGTGGGAGGAACACAGCCCAGAGCGCTCGAGCAGTTTGTCGCTAAGCCATCCCTTCCGCTCAGTTTCCCGAGTGCTGTCAAGTGGGCACAGGGTGGTAGTGCTCCTGTAGAGTTTCTGTGTTCCCTTTTCCCACTTCCAAATCCtgtgtttgggggctggcattgtggcacagcaggttaagctgccgcctgcgatgctggcatcccagatcagCACTGGtttcgagccccggctgccctgcttctgaaccaactccctgctactgctcctgcgaaggcagtgggtgaaggcccgggtgcctgagcccctgcacccatgtgggagaccctgaaagaactccaggcttcaggcttcagtctggcccagccctggcctttaagGCCATCTTGGGAGCGAatagcggatggaaaatctccctccgtctctccctctctctgttactctgcctgtcaaataaatacataaatcatattttaaaaacccCGAACCTGTTGAACTTGAATAGTTCACTCTTCAGAACTTAAGTTTCCTTATCAGTAACATGGATATTTTAGCTCTCTTCCAGTAGTGTTTGGAGTTCTATGCAAGGAAATTTTCTAACAGCCTGGGAACATGCTGACGCTAATGCAGAGTGATGCCCTGTGACCGATTTCATGCTGATATGATGATAACTCGCTAGAAATTCTAATAAtctagaagtggagtagcttagAGATTTAGGAAAATTGTTACTATTGAGccaatacagagagagaaagaaagcaagagacagagagatagagatagagatagagatagagatagagatagagatagagagcgaGTAGACTCTCCTGAGCTCCACTTTGAAAATCATTGATTGCTGAGATGCAACTCATCATTTGCATTAAGGAATTATTTGTATCCCTATTGGATTTCTATTGAGCTCTCTCCTAGTACAGTTTTCGATGCTGGGGTTTTTGCCAGCTTGGTTTAATTAATTGATCTGCAAGTAAAACCAAAGCATATTGAGGACATTTATGGGGTTTCTTTATGAAACATCATCACTTCTGGTTCACTTGCATTTTCCTGTTTTTGGTCATCATTATTTGTATTGTTATGTTTGGCAGCGATCCTGGAAATACAATTTACTTTATGCTAAAACCATGTCTAAGGCAGAACTGTGCCTGCACTGTGGAGTGAAATAAGACATCCACTCCCTTGCATTGTGTTCTCAGTTTTGGAGATACATCAAACTAGAAATGATGTGTTCTTTCAAACTTCAGAGCGTATGTGTGGGAGGTAGGAAACTTTCAGATGctgcaaacacatttttaaaatcgtTTCAGAACCAGTCctccagaaaaagataaaatctgAATCTCCGCgggatgggtgggtaggtgggggtctgttgttttgttttaaagtgcTGTAGTGGGAGGGAAAAAAGGAATCCTTCCAATGTCATGGGCTCCGGGCTACATCGGGAAAGATGGGCAAGGTAGAACTGCGTGAGTCTGAGACCAGTTTGGCTCCTGTAGTAACTAAAGCCATATGAAGTGCTTTTTATGATGGCTTCACAGTtcatcactcactcactcacaagGAGGATCTTTAACACTGTAGCTCCCGAGGTAGGCGTCTTCCTTCTCTTCTGCTACAGAAGAATACGTTACTGTGAGACCAATCGAAGACAAGTGGAGCTTCCTCTTCTACAGCTTTCAGCAGCGTTCTCAGCAGGCACACTTGTTGGAGAGCATGATGTATCTGTCTTACTCCCACTCCTTGGACATGGCactttgcacacacacattttgcaAAAGAACTATCACCTGTATCTTAAAAGTAAAGatataggctggtgctgtggcgtagcaggtaaagcctctgcctgcagtgctggcatcccatatgggtgctagtttgagacctggctgctccacttctgatccagctctctgctatggtctgggaaagcagtgggagatggtccaagtgcttgggcccctgcaccagcccaggagacccagaagaaactcctggttcctggcttcagatcggtgcagctccagccattgcagccaattggggagtgaaccagtagatggaagacctctctctctctccctctgcctctttgtaactctgcctttcaaataaataaatacatctttaaaaaaaattctggccttgttaaaaaaagatatttgtaagccaaaattaaaaaactaaaaataaaacaaagtaaagaTATGAGGATGTGaggatactttattttattttattttttgttttaaagatttatttatttgaaagtcagagttacacagagaaagaaggagaggcagagagagagaggtcttccatctgctggttcactccccaattggctgcaatggctggagctgcaccgatccg
It includes:
- the LOC133766572 gene encoding LOW QUALITY PROTEIN: small ribosomal subunit protein mS29-like (The sequence of the model RefSeq protein was modified relative to this genomic sequence to represent the inferred CDS: inserted 4 bases in 2 codons) — translated: MLVLSSWSTRTMLKEITRLASMVQKVGPGHILHMGTQALQSIAAHLDNQVPVESPRVVSCTNERDPAKHGEQREGQHYRVPLQDSHGLPPCFVKQVNTFGDACLMVRKPALELLHYLKNTNFAHPTVRYLLYGEKGTGKTLSLCHVIHFCAKQDRLIVHIPDAHLWVKNCPDLLQSTYNRQRFDQPSEASTWLKNFKTTNERFLSQIKVQEKYLWNKRESIEKGSPLGEVVEQGIARVKNATDAVAIVLQELRQQSSLGLXHLLVAVDGVSALWGGTTLKKXKSPVTPEELALIHNLRKMMKNDWHGGAIVSTLSQTGSLFKPRNAYLPQELLGKEGFDALDPFVPILVSNYNPKEFESCIQYYLENSWLQHEKAHTGDGRKELLFLSSANPGQLEWLCAYL